The region GTGGATATTTCGTTTGAAAAGGGTGTTCCAGTAGCACTGAATGACCAGCCAATGGATCCAGTGTCGATCATTGAGACATTGAATAAAGAGGGCGGCAAGCATGGGATTGGTAGAATTGACCATATCGAAAATCGTTTGGTTGGGATTAAATCGCGTGAAGTCTATGAAAACCCAGCTGCCTTGATTCTTATCAAAGCACATCAGGAAATGGAATTTTTAACCCATACGCGTGAAGTAGCCCAATTTAAGAAAACAGTTGACCAGCAATTTGCCCAAATGATCTATGATGGTCTGTGGTATTCACCGTTACGCACCGCCGTTGATGCCTTTGTTGCAGAGACGCAACAGACCGTTTCCGGTAAGGTACGTGTAAAATTATTCAAAGGCAACCATACAGTAATTGCCCGTCAATCAGATTATAGTCTGTACAATGAGGAACTGGCTACCTATGAAAAGGGAGATATGTTTGATCATAATGCTGCAGTCGGTTTTATTAAGCTTTGGGGATTACCAACCAAGGTTCATGCCGAGATTCATCAAAACAAAAACAAAAAACATCAGGAAGAAGTCTATCAATAGTTTTTTGCGGAAGTCTACTGAGCTTCCGCAGGCTATACATAAAGGAGTGAACATTTTATGTCAAAACTCTGGGGCGGACGTTTTACCAAAGCAACCAATCAACTGGTTGAATCATTCACGGCATCCATTGAATTTGACCAGCAATTTGCCATAGAAGATATTGAGGGAAGTATTGCCCATGTCACGATGCTAAGTGAATGTGCGATTATTACAGATGAAGAAGCACGGCAAATCATCGACGGATTACAAACGATTAAAAAGAAAATCAAGTCAGGATCTGTTAATTATACGATTGAAGATGAAGACATTCACATGAATATCGAACGGATGCTGACTGAAGAAATTGGACCAGTTGCCGGGAAACTGCATACAGGAAGAAGCCGTAATGACCAGGTGGCAACCGATATTCATCTTTATGTAAAAAAGAAAACAAAGGAAATGATTAACCTAATAACAGCAGTTCAGCAAGCATTTGTCAATCAGGCAGATACGAATATTGATGTAATCATGCCGGGGTACACACATTTGCAACGGGCACAGCCGATCTTGTTTTCCCATCATATTCTGGCATATTTCTGGATGTTGGAACGGGACAAAGAGCGACTGAAGGATAGTATAAAACGCGTAGATTGGTCGCCACTTGGCGCTGGTGCACTGGCAGGGACGACTTTTCCAACCAATCGGGAGCGTACCGCAGAGTTGCTTGGCTTTGATACGGTTTATCCAAATAGCCTGGACGCGGTTAGCGATCGCGATTTTGTACTGGAGTTTCTATCAATTGCTTCGATCTTAATGACCCATCTTTCCCGAATTTCGGAGGAGTTGGTTATCTGGTCCAGTCAGGAATTTAATTTTGTCGAGCTGGATGATTCGTTTTGTACCGGATCAAGTATCATGCCACAGAAGAAAAATCCGGATGTACCAGAACTTCTAAGAGGGAAAACCGGCCGGGTACATGGGAATTTATTTGGTCTGTTAACCGTTTTAAAAGGTCTTCCGCTTGCGTATAACAAAGATATGCAAGAGGATAAGGAAGGGCTGCTGGATACAGCGACAACGCTTGACGGGTCATTACGTCTGTTGGCGCCGATGATTGATACGATGCAGGTGAAAAAGGAAAACATGTATCATGCTGTTGACCAGGATTATTCCAATGCAACGGATATAGCCGACTACCTGGTGACGAAAGGTTTGCCATTTCGTGAAGCGCATGAAATCATCGGAAAAATCGTGTTATACGCGATCCAGCAGAAGAAATATTTGCTTGAACTATCACTAGATGAATACCAATCATTTAGCACATTATTTGCAAAGGACGTTTTTACATTTCTTGAACCAAAACATGTGGTAGATGCGCGAAAAAGTTTGGGTGGTACGGCGAAAAGTCAGGTGCAGCAGCAATTGGCACAGGCGAAAGCATTGATGGAGGGATAATGGCAAGCTGTAACTTGAATAAATGACAAAACGCTTGGTAACAAACTCCCAAGCGTTTTGTTCGTTCGTTTATTTTTTGGCAGGAATGGTTGTCCGAAAAAAGTCACTGGCGATTTCCGTGTTGGGGAAAATCGCTTGTGCTTCTTGACGTAACCAGACATTGTCTGCCTTTTGATAGCGCGATGAGATATGCGTCAGGATGAGCTGTTTGACATTTGCATCATGGGCAAGTTGAGCTGCCTGTGCAGTGGTGGAATGAAAATAATCCTTGGCAAGATCTGCCTTGCTCTGCTCAAATGTTGCTTCATGCACGAGACAATCGGCATTTTCCACAAACGCGCTGTTTTGCTCCGGATTTCTTGTATCGCCAAGTATTGAAATAATCCGTCCAGGTTTATCAGGACCGATAAAATCTTTGCGTTCGATCACTTGTCCATCAGGCGTTGTGACTGTTGGATTTTCTTTAATCTGCTGATAAATCGGACCCGGCTTGATACCCGAGGCTTTCAGCTTATCGGCCATTAGCTCGCCCTGTTTATCTTTTTCGACAATACGGAATCCGTAACAAGGAATACCATGCTGCAATTTTTTGCAATAAACGGTGAAGTTTTCATCCGCAAAAACTTGTCCCTCCGTTACCTCTACAATTTCAAGCGGATACGTCAAGTGTGTTCCACTTGTACACAAGCTTGTCTCGATAAAATCCCTAATCCCGGCTGGTCCATAAACAGTTAACACATCATTGCCACCTTGAAAGGAGCGGCTGCTTAAAAACCCTGGAAGCCCAAAAATATGATCGCCATGCATGTGGGTAATAAAAATCTTGTTTATTTTCCGCGGTTTGATGGATGTTTTTAAGATTTGATGCTGGGTTGCCTCACCGCAATCAAACAGCCAGATACTGTTTGCCTCTTGTTGCATGGCAAGCGCGATCGCTGTGACGTTTCGTTCCAAAGAGGGAACTCCTGCACCCGTGCCAAGGAAGATTAATTCCATCTGTCTACCTCCTACCGCCAGCCGCGTTCATATTGGATCGGGGCTTCGATGTCATAACCTAGTTCGTCAGCTGCGGCCTTAGCCCAATATGGATTCCGGAGTAATGCCCGTCCGATGACGACAACATCTGCACGCTCATTTTGCAAAATTTCTTCTGCTTGCTTACCAGTTGTGATCAGTCCCACTGCACCGGTTGCAATAGCTGTTTCATGCTTAATCGTCTCGCATCGGGGTACCTGGTAGCCTGGATACGTATTAACTTTTGCCGGTACAACACCACCTGAGCTGCAATCGATTAAATCAATGCCTTGCTTCTTCATTTCTTCAGCAAAATAAAGCATGTTATCCAAGGTATTGCCGTCTTCATGATATTCATCTGTTGAGATCCGGACAAAAATCGGACCGTTCCATTCTGTCTTTACCGCATCAATAATTTCAGAAAGAAAACGATAGCGATTTTCTGGTGAACCACCATACTGATCTGTTCGTTTATTGGTTAATGGTGATAAAAATTCATTGATTAAATATCCGTGTGCACCGTGAATTTCCACAATATCAAAGCCTGCAGTTTTTGCGCGTCGTGCCCCCTGTTTAAACGCATCAATGGTTTGTTTGATATCATCGATTGTCATTTCATTTGGAACTTTATATGAATCATCGAATCGAATGGCAGATGGTGCAAAAATTTCTGATTCCAGTTCCGCTTTTCGACCAGCATGCGCGAGTTGAATACCTGTTTTTGCACCATATGCATGCAACTGTTCATTCAACTCTGTTAGTCCCGGGATATGCGCATCATCCCAAATTCCTAAATCCTGTGCAGAAATTCGACCTTCAGGCTGAACAGCAGTAGCCTCCGTGATCACAAGCCCTGTTTGACCAACAGCCCGGCTGACTAAATGGGTGAAGTGAAACGGTGTGATCATACCATCCTGATTGTAACAAGAGTACATACACATCGGTGACATCACAATCCGGTTTTTTAGTTCCACGTCTTGAAAGTGTATTGGTGTAAATAGTTTTTGCATGTATAATTCCTCCTAGTCCTTATGTTTTAACTGATATGCGCTACGCTGTTGCAATGCGAGATTAGGAACATCAGTAATCAGACCATCTATTTTTTGGGTGAAACATTGACGCATATGCATCGGTCGATTCACGGTATATACTCGCAGTGTCATATTCTCTTTTTGACATGCCTTCTTAAGGGATAGCCGAAGCAAGCGAAACTTGACATGCAGTGCATTTGCTCCCATTGCCTTGGCATCATGTACAAGGTTTGGATTTCTTCGGGAAGTCAATAAAGCAATATCAAGGTCTTGGCAAAGTTCGCTTATCCGTCTGACACTAAAGGGATTAAATGTGGACAGTGTCGTTCGATGTAATAAGTCGTAGTGTGATAGCATATCATACACAATTGTTTCCATGTTCTTATAGATTATCTTAGTATTTTTTAACTCAATATTTAAGTATAACGACTTGGGTTTGATCCATTGTAAAAATTCTTCCAATGTGATGATCGTGGTACCTATGAACTTTTTGGAAAACCAGGAACCAGCGTCCAATTCTTTTAGTTGATTTAGCGTCAGATCTTTGACATATCCCTTTCCGTTTGTTGTCCGTTTCACCTGTTCGTCGTGGATTAACACAGGTATACCGTCTTTGGTAAGCTGCACATCAGTTTCGATACCGTCTGCCCCTTGTTTATAAGCTAGCTCAAAGGCAGGCATTGTATTCTCTGGAGCAAGTTTACTGGCACCGCGATGTGCAATGATTTCAGTTGTCACACGTTTCACCCCCTCTATGATTGTGTTGTAGTTCACAGCAAAAGTCAATTTTCAAATGCTTATTACATGAACGGTCAGTTCTTTGCAGTCAGTCTCTGGTTATTATGTATATACTACTTCGATTTAAAAGGTGTTTTTGTATTCAATTTGAAAAAAATCGAACCGAGACGGGCTATCTCGGCTAATAGGAAAGGAAAAACGCTGGAAGTCGACCGAGAGTCGGGTATTACAGCAGATATGAAAGGCAAAACACAAGGGATCGACCGTGAGAAGTACTAACCCGGATAAGAGATAAAAGTGACAAAAACGGAGAAAAAGTGTAAAATAGTAATAAACTGAACGACCATTCACTTGGAGGCTTATGATGAAAGTATTACACGACACCATTCATCAGCTAACGATTCCCACGCCTTTTGCAGTAGGAGATGTACATGTTTACCTCTTAAAAGGTGACGTTTTATCGCTCGTTGATGCGGGGGTGAGAACAAAAGAAGCATGGGAAGCGCTGGTATTACAATTAAAGCAACTAGGCTACTCGCCTAATGATATTGAACAACTTATTTTAACCCATCATCATCCAGATCATATTGGACTTGTTGGAGAATTTCCACGTGCACATTCCATTGTCGGACATTCATTTAATGAACCATGGTTGACGAAGGATGAATCATTTTTCAACCGGTATGAACAATTTTTTAAGGATTATTTCGCATTCTTTGGTGTTCCGGACGTATATTTAAAATATTTGGAGCAAATGAAATCAGAACTGGGACATTTTGGTGAAGGGTCATTAACAGCTGTTATCGATGAAGGGGATGTTTTACCTGGTCATGACCAATGGCGAGTTATCGGGACAAAGGGGCATGCACAAAGTCATTTATCTTTTTTTCGGGAATCAGATGGGTCATTTATTGGCGGTGATCACTTGCTTGCCCATATTACCCCGAATCCGGTATTGGAGCCACCTTATAATGAAGGACAAGAACGGCCAAAACCATTACTGCAGTATCGAAGTAATTTAAATAAGTGTTTGCAATTGGGAATCCAAAAAGTGTACCCGGGTCACAATGAGGTGTTTTCGAATCTGGATGAATTGATACCAGCCCAGCTAAAACTGCAGGAAAAACGGGCAAATAAAGTATTTGAAATGCTTCAGGTTAAGGAACAAAAACCATTTGCAATTTGTCAGCAATTATTTCCCAAAAAGTTTGCAAAACAGCTTGATTTAACCATGTCTGAAACCATCGGCCAACTGGATTTTCTTGAAAATGAGGGGAAAATACTGGCAACCGTGAAAGATGGTATACTTTTCTATCAAATTAAATAGGTGATGCTCGTGAAACAACAACTGATCAAGAATAAACGAATTATTGTAACAGGTGCATCCAGCGGGATTGGCGAACGTCTTGTCTGGCACATTGCTAAAAATGGTGGTATTCCAATTATGATTGCCCGCTCTGGAGCGAAAATGGAAAATTTACAGGATAAGCTTGTTCGGGAGTTTGATATCAGATCATATGTGTATCAAGCAGATGTAACCGATCATGATGCCTATGCACAGGTTTTGGAAAAAATTCTGACGGAACATCAACAGATTCATGGGCTGATTAATAATGCCGGTGCTGGTGTCTTTGCCGCAGTTGAAGATGTGGAATGGGACGATTTGGATCATATGTTTGAATTAAATGTCTATGCATTAATCAATGGAACGAAGCAATTGCTGCCACATTTTTCTGCAAACCGCAGAGTCTGTCATATTGTAAATGTTGCTTCCATGGCAGGAAAAATTGCTACAACAAAATCCGCTGTTTACGCTGCTACAAAGCATGCGGTGCTTGGCTTTACCAATGCATTACGGATGGAAGCAGCCGAAAATAGAATATTTGTCACCGCAGTTAATCTTGGG is a window of Lentibacillus daqui DNA encoding:
- a CDS encoding SDR family NAD(P)-dependent oxidoreductase, translated to MLVKQQLIKNKRIIVTGASSGIGERLVWHIAKNGGIPIMIARSGAKMENLQDKLVREFDIRSYVYQADVTDHDAYAQVLEKILTEHQQIHGLINNAGAGVFAAVEDVEWDDLDHMFELNVYALINGTKQLLPHFSANRRVCHIVNVASMAGKIATTKSAVYAATKHAVLGFTNALRMEAAENRIFVTAVNLGPVKTNFFKTADPNGTYQKNVARHMLDPDKVAKKVVKNLFQNKREINLPYWMAFGNKIYQLFPGLIERLLKRQFNKK
- the namA gene encoding NADPH dehydrogenase NamA: MQKLFTPIHFQDVELKNRIVMSPMCMYSCYNQDGMITPFHFTHLVSRAVGQTGLVITEATAVQPEGRISAQDLGIWDDAHIPGLTELNEQLHAYGAKTGIQLAHAGRKAELESEIFAPSAIRFDDSYKVPNEMTIDDIKQTIDAFKQGARRAKTAGFDIVEIHGAHGYLINEFLSPLTNKRTDQYGGSPENRYRFLSEIIDAVKTEWNGPIFVRISTDEYHEDGNTLDNMLYFAEEMKKQGIDLIDCSSGGVVPAKVNTYPGYQVPRCETIKHETAIATGAVGLITTGKQAEEILQNERADVVVIGRALLRNPYWAKAAADELGYDIEAPIQYERGWR
- a CDS encoding glycerophosphodiester phosphodiesterase, whose product is MTTEIIAHRGASKLAPENTMPAFELAYKQGADGIETDVQLTKDGIPVLIHDEQVKRTTNGKGYVKDLTLNQLKELDAGSWFSKKFIGTTIITLEEFLQWIKPKSLYLNIELKNTKIIYKNMETIVYDMLSHYDLLHRTTLSTFNPFSVRRISELCQDLDIALLTSRRNPNLVHDAKAMGANALHVKFRLLRLSLKKACQKENMTLRVYTVNRPMHMRQCFTQKIDGLITDVPNLALQQRSAYQLKHKD
- the rnz gene encoding ribonuclease Z, which produces MELIFLGTGAGVPSLERNVTAIALAMQQEANSIWLFDCGEATQHQILKTSIKPRKINKIFITHMHGDHIFGLPGFLSSRSFQGGNDVLTVYGPAGIRDFIETSLCTSGTHLTYPLEIVEVTEGQVFADENFTVYCKKLQHGIPCYGFRIVEKDKQGELMADKLKASGIKPGPIYQQIKENPTVTTPDGQVIERKDFIGPDKPGRIISILGDTRNPEQNSAFVENADCLVHEATFEQSKADLAKDYFHSTTAQAAQLAHDANVKQLILTHISSRYQKADNVWLRQEAQAIFPNTEIASDFFRTTIPAKK
- the argH gene encoding argininosuccinate lyase; translation: MSKLWGGRFTKATNQLVESFTASIEFDQQFAIEDIEGSIAHVTMLSECAIITDEEARQIIDGLQTIKKKIKSGSVNYTIEDEDIHMNIERMLTEEIGPVAGKLHTGRSRNDQVATDIHLYVKKKTKEMINLITAVQQAFVNQADTNIDVIMPGYTHLQRAQPILFSHHILAYFWMLERDKERLKDSIKRVDWSPLGAGALAGTTFPTNRERTAELLGFDTVYPNSLDAVSDRDFVLEFLSIASILMTHLSRISEELVIWSSQEFNFVELDDSFCTGSSIMPQKKNPDVPELLRGKTGRVHGNLFGLLTVLKGLPLAYNKDMQEDKEGLLDTATTLDGSLRLLAPMIDTMQVKKENMYHAVDQDYSNATDIADYLVTKGLPFREAHEIIGKIVLYAIQQKKYLLELSLDEYQSFSTLFAKDVFTFLEPKHVVDARKSLGGTAKSQVQQQLAQAKALMEG
- a CDS encoding MBL fold metallo-hydrolase yields the protein MMKVLHDTIHQLTIPTPFAVGDVHVYLLKGDVLSLVDAGVRTKEAWEALVLQLKQLGYSPNDIEQLILTHHHPDHIGLVGEFPRAHSIVGHSFNEPWLTKDESFFNRYEQFFKDYFAFFGVPDVYLKYLEQMKSELGHFGEGSLTAVIDEGDVLPGHDQWRVIGTKGHAQSHLSFFRESDGSFIGGDHLLAHITPNPVLEPPYNEGQERPKPLLQYRSNLNKCLQLGIQKVYPGHNEVFSNLDELIPAQLKLQEKRANKVFEMLQVKEQKPFAICQQLFPKKFAKQLDLTMSETIGQLDFLENEGKILATVKDGILFYQIK